In Rhodoligotrophos defluvii, a genomic segment contains:
- a CDS encoding metal-dependent hydrolase, whose product MKITWLGHSAFRIETGSSVLLIDPFLAAFNGDAAQATRGTTHIALTHGHDDHVGDTVSIAKANNATVIAVYELAVYLQNKGAPAAEYANTGGTITTPDFDVTFVRADHSSSTTGSNGDTIYLGNPCGLVVTTREGKTIYHMGDTDIFSDMALIAEIHKPDIGIVPIGDRFTMGPKVAALACTKFFDFSVILPAHYKTFPLLVQSPDSFIEALGPQGNKVNALASGESITV is encoded by the coding sequence ATGAAAATCACCTGGCTCGGGCATTCCGCTTTCCGTATCGAGACCGGATCGAGCGTTCTGCTGATCGATCCCTTCCTCGCGGCGTTCAATGGGGATGCGGCCCAGGCGACGCGAGGCACGACCCATATCGCCCTGACGCACGGCCATGACGACCACGTGGGCGATACCGTCTCCATTGCCAAGGCCAACAACGCGACCGTCATCGCAGTCTACGAGCTCGCCGTCTACCTCCAGAACAAGGGGGCGCCGGCGGCCGAATATGCCAATACGGGTGGCACGATCACCACGCCGGATTTCGATGTGACGTTCGTGCGGGCGGACCACTCCTCCTCCACCACCGGCAGCAACGGGGACACGATCTATCTCGGCAACCCCTGCGGCCTGGTGGTCACGACCCGCGAGGGCAAGACCATCTACCACATGGGCGATACCGACATCTTCAGCGACATGGCGCTGATCGCCGAGATCCACAAGCCCGACATCGGCATCGTCCCCATAGGCGACCGTTTCACCATGGGCCCCAAGGTGGCGGCGCTGGCCTGCACCAAGTTCTTCGATTTCTCCGTGATCCTGCCTGCGCACTACAAGACGTTCCCGCTATTGGTTCAATCACCTGATTCCTTCATTGAGGCGCTCGGGCCGCAAGGAAACAAGGTGAACGCCCTGGCGAGCGGCGAGAGCATCACGGTGTAG
- a CDS encoding carbohydrate porin, with protein sequence MDVEHRVRTMALAGAALCTMTAIGQADELSALKAELAALENRIAELEATAPRAAAVPEGAGLITYYRGTDTASDWTVDRAGESIPTARGFTIAVTPSADFPVPVHEVTISGYVKGDFIYDFKRDVGDYFAYSDLDFRRHHRHLRLHARQSRFRIQSKSDTEIGQIRTLIEGDFFSGGAYGNTDFRLRHAWGEWDMTPNWTFGAGQTWRNFMSLITGITTVDFFGPAGLIGTSRVGQVRLTYRDGPHVFAISAEDPTGEGDWLNGFGHNDVMADFAARWQYDAAGGHKFLVSGATRYFETTRRRGAIRSDDALGWVIQGAATINLADYATFSTSVIYGNGAGNYIAGNGPAYWVHQDTGHISLISALGLFAGVGVPLTETTSFNFGWGMVVADREDIKGGILRGGVGSGEIVREVMSFHGNIIWKPVNELHLGWEIIYGEREYHHIADAGRIRRDDNVRGQFGAWFFF encoded by the coding sequence ATGGACGTAGAGCACAGGGTCAGGACTATGGCGCTCGCCGGCGCCGCGTTGTGCACCATGACCGCTATCGGCCAAGCCGATGAGCTTTCCGCGCTCAAGGCTGAGCTCGCCGCGCTCGAGAACCGAATAGCCGAGCTGGAGGCGACAGCGCCCCGCGCAGCAGCCGTTCCCGAGGGAGCGGGCCTGATTACCTATTATCGTGGAACTGATACCGCCTCGGATTGGACCGTCGACCGTGCCGGCGAATCGATACCGACCGCGCGGGGCTTCACGATCGCTGTCACCCCAAGCGCAGACTTTCCTGTTCCAGTCCACGAGGTCACCATATCCGGCTATGTGAAGGGTGACTTCATCTACGACTTCAAGCGAGACGTCGGCGACTATTTCGCTTACAGCGACCTGGATTTCCGGCGGCATCACAGACATCTCCGGCTGCACGCCCGCCAATCGCGCTTCCGCATCCAATCGAAGTCGGACACGGAAATCGGCCAGATTCGCACATTGATCGAGGGCGACTTCTTCAGTGGCGGCGCATATGGCAATACCGACTTCCGGTTGCGGCATGCCTGGGGAGAATGGGACATGACGCCGAACTGGACGTTCGGTGCTGGCCAGACCTGGCGCAATTTCATGTCGCTCATCACAGGCATAACCACTGTGGACTTCTTCGGCCCCGCAGGCCTGATCGGCACGAGCCGCGTGGGCCAGGTCAGATTGACCTATCGGGACGGCCCCCACGTCTTTGCCATCTCGGCGGAAGATCCGACGGGGGAAGGCGACTGGCTCAACGGGTTCGGCCACAACGACGTCATGGCCGATTTTGCCGCGCGCTGGCAATACGACGCGGCCGGCGGGCACAAGTTCCTCGTCTCCGGCGCAACCCGCTACTTTGAGACCACCCGGCGCCGTGGCGCCATCCGCAGCGACGACGCGCTGGGCTGGGTGATCCAGGGCGCCGCCACGATCAATCTTGCCGATTACGCCACCTTCTCAACCAGCGTCATCTACGGCAACGGCGCCGGCAACTACATCGCCGGCAACGGACCTGCCTATTGGGTCCACCAGGACACCGGCCACATCTCTCTCATATCGGCGCTCGGTCTCTTCGCGGGCGTTGGCGTGCCGCTCACCGAAACCACCAGCTTCAACTTCGGCTGGGGCATGGTCGTAGCGGACCGCGAAGACATCAAGGGCGGCATTCTGAGAGGCGGCGTGGGCTCCGGCGAGATCGTCCGCGAGGTCATGAGCTTCCATGGCAATATCATCTGGAAGCCCGTCAACGAGCTGCACCTCGGCTGGGAAATCATCTATGGCGAACGCGAATACCACCACATTGCGGATGCCGGCAGAATAAGGCGTGACGACAATGTGCGCGGCCAGTTCGGCGCGTGGTTCTTCTTCTAA
- the pyrC gene encoding dihydroorotase, which translates to MSAAIILPPAQGPYAYVNAEIVDPSAGMQGRGGILVDGGQVAACGPEVVPDGLGDIPHIDASGLILVPGLVDMRVFTGEPGAEHRETLASASEAAAAGGVTTIIVMPNTDPVIDDAALVDFILRRARDTAIVRVAPMAALTKKLAGEQMTEIGLLQEAGAVAVTDGNRCVTNARVLRRALSYARDFDMLVVQHVEERELAAGGVMNEGEVASRLGLPGIPTAAEVIMLERDLRLVELTGARYHAAQISCAASVELIAQAKARGLPVTCGVSVNHLVLNENDIGAYRTFFKLAPPLRTEADRQALVAGVAAGTIDVIVSSHDPQEPDTKRLPFSEAEFGAIGLETMLPALLGLVHDGAVPLPRLIDALSTAPARILRLGIGSLRPGAPADLALVAPHQSWRVEAETLKSKSKNSPFEHRVLEGCVVQTVVAGHLVFARSTA; encoded by the coding sequence ATGAGCGCGGCGATCATCTTGCCACCGGCCCAGGGCCCCTACGCCTATGTTAATGCCGAGATCGTCGATCCCTCCGCTGGAATGCAGGGCAGAGGCGGCATTCTCGTCGATGGCGGCCAGGTCGCCGCCTGCGGGCCCGAGGTCGTGCCGGACGGCCTCGGCGACATTCCGCATATCGACGCCAGCGGCCTCATCCTCGTGCCGGGCTTGGTGGACATGCGCGTGTTCACCGGCGAGCCCGGCGCCGAGCACCGGGAGACCCTCGCCTCCGCCTCCGAAGCCGCCGCGGCCGGTGGGGTCACCACCATCATTGTCATGCCGAACACCGACCCGGTGATCGACGATGCCGCCCTGGTCGATTTCATTCTGCGGCGCGCGCGCGACACGGCCATCGTTCGCGTGGCGCCAATGGCGGCGCTGACCAAGAAACTGGCCGGCGAGCAGATGACCGAGATCGGCCTGCTGCAGGAGGCCGGCGCCGTGGCGGTCACGGACGGCAACCGCTGTGTCACCAACGCCCGGGTGCTGCGCCGCGCCCTCTCCTATGCCCGCGATTTCGACATGCTGGTGGTGCAGCACGTGGAGGAGCGGGAGCTCGCCGCCGGCGGCGTGATGAACGAGGGCGAGGTCGCAAGCCGCCTGGGCCTGCCGGGCATTCCCACCGCCGCCGAGGTCATCATGCTGGAGCGCGACCTGCGCCTGGTCGAGCTCACCGGCGCCCGCTATCACGCGGCGCAGATCTCCTGCGCGGCCTCTGTCGAGCTCATCGCCCAAGCCAAGGCGCGAGGGCTGCCTGTCACCTGCGGCGTCTCCGTCAATCATCTCGTGCTGAACGAGAACGACATCGGCGCCTACCGCACCTTCTTCAAGCTGGCGCCCCCCTTGCGCACCGAAGCGGACCGGCAGGCGCTGGTGGCGGGCGTTGCGGCCGGCACAATCGACGTGATCGTATCGAGCCATGATCCACAGGAGCCCGACACCAAGCGGCTGCCGTTCAGCGAGGCGGAATTCGGGGCCATCGGGCTTGAGACCATGCTGCCGGCCCTGCTCGGGCTCGTTCATGACGGCGCTGTGCCTCTGCCCCGCTTGATCGATGCGCTGAGCACGGCGCCCGCCCGTATCTTGCGGCTCGGCATCGGCAGCCTTCGCCCCGGCGCGCCCGCCGACCTCGCCTTGGTCGCGCCGCACCAGTCTTGGCGCGTCGAGGCCGAGACGCTCAAATCCAAGTCGAAGAATTCGCCTTTCGAGCACCGGGTGCTGGAGGGCTGCGTGGTGCAGACGGTGGTCGCAGGCCACCTCGTCTTCGCCCGCAGCACGGCGTGA
- a CDS encoding helix-turn-helix domain-containing protein, with product MSTRRRRMGGEHAENEIAPALGKTIQRLRKAYNMSLGELSEQSGVAKSIISQIERNETNPTIGTVWRLSRALDITLDEALKADSRENFLQHQTRAGIPMLTSEDGLCTLYIIGALGLVEVFQVYDFHAKPGGVLESEPHQAGSEEHLSVLSGMLSVTVDGETREIKTGETLRYRGDRAHRIQNTGDDDAHATMVVVLRPPVPEERR from the coding sequence ATGTCAACGCGCCGACGCCGCATGGGCGGCGAGCATGCGGAAAATGAAATTGCGCCGGCTCTGGGAAAGACCATTCAGCGGCTGCGCAAAGCCTACAACATGTCGCTGGGGGAGCTCTCGGAGCAGTCCGGGGTGGCGAAGTCGATCATCTCGCAGATCGAGCGCAACGAGACGAACCCGACCATCGGCACGGTCTGGCGCCTGTCGCGGGCGCTGGACATCACACTGGATGAAGCGCTGAAGGCGGACAGCCGGGAGAATTTCCTCCAGCACCAGACCCGGGCGGGCATCCCCATGCTCACCAGCGAGGACGGTCTGTGCACGCTCTATATTATCGGCGCGCTCGGGCTGGTCGAAGTGTTTCAAGTCTATGATTTCCATGCCAAGCCCGGCGGCGTGCTCGAATCGGAGCCCCATCAGGCCGGATCGGAGGAGCACCTCTCTGTCCTGTCGGGGATGCTATCGGTGACGGTCGACGGCGAGACGCGCGAGATCAAGACGGGCGAGACCCTGCGCTACCGGGGCGACCGTGCCCATCGGATCCAGAACACCGGTGATGATGACGCCCATGCCACGATGGTGGTCGTGCTGCGGCCGCCGGTGCCGGAGGAAAGGCGGTAG
- the ruvX gene encoding Holliday junction resolvase RuvX, whose protein sequence is MSSRTAGDLTIEAFGRLLEPGARLMGLDLGTKTIGVAMSDATRTIASPRETIRRTKFTHDAARLLAILSEEPAGGIVLGLPVNMNGTEGPRAQATRAFMRNLAQLTPLPILLWDERLSTAAVTRTLLEADSSRARRAEVVDKLAAAYILQGVLDRLRLFADNSRPRN, encoded by the coding sequence ATGAGCAGCAGAACGGCGGGTGATCTGACCATAGAGGCGTTCGGCCGCCTGCTTGAACCGGGCGCGCGCCTGATGGGGCTTGATCTCGGCACAAAGACGATCGGCGTGGCGATGTCGGATGCAACCCGCACGATCGCCAGCCCGCGCGAAACCATCCGGCGCACCAAGTTCACCCACGACGCCGCGCGCTTGCTCGCCATCCTGAGCGAAGAGCCGGCGGGCGGCATCGTGCTCGGGCTCCCGGTCAACATGAACGGGACCGAGGGGCCACGCGCCCAGGCGACACGCGCCTTCATGCGCAATCTTGCGCAACTCACCCCGCTACCCATCCTGCTGTGGGACGAGCGCCTGTCCACCGCCGCCGTGACCCGCACGCTGCTTGAAGCGGATTCGAGCCGCGCCCGGCGGGCGGAGGTCGTCGACAAGCTCGCGGCTGCCTACATCCTGCAAGGCGTGCTCGATCGACTCCGGCTCTTTGCCGACAATAGCCGTCCACGCAATTAG
- a CDS encoding aspartate carbamoyltransferase catalytic subunit, with protein MSPDTVQPAPILSQPHLLGIDGLSASEVMQLLDLADSYVELNRQGEKKQSVLRGRTQINLFFEPSTRTQSSFELAGKRLGADVMNMSVKGSSVSKGETLLDTAVTLNAMHPDLLVMRHSSAGAAELLAQKVGCAVINAGDGAHEHPTQALLDALTIRRRKGNIEGLTVAISGDILHSRVARSNILLLQLLGASVRVIAPRSLLPYAIERFGVQVFSRMEDGLKDCDIVMMLRLQLERMNGAFVPSVREYYRYFGLDAAKLAHAKPDALVMHPGPMNRGVEIDSAVADGVQSVIREQVEMGVAVRMAVLDALARNLPSAPPSSPPGFHGRRDPAIGAYTQGGPEP; from the coding sequence ATGAGTCCCGACACCGTCCAACCCGCGCCGATCCTCTCTCAGCCGCATCTGCTGGGCATCGATGGCTTATCGGCGTCGGAAGTCATGCAGCTGCTCGACCTGGCCGACAGCTATGTGGAGCTCAATCGGCAGGGTGAGAAGAAACAGTCCGTCCTGCGCGGGCGCACCCAGATCAACCTGTTCTTCGAGCCGTCCACCAGGACCCAGAGCTCGTTCGAGCTGGCGGGCAAGCGGCTCGGTGCCGACGTGATGAACATGTCGGTGAAGGGCTCGTCCGTGTCCAAGGGCGAAACCCTGCTGGACACGGCCGTGACCCTCAATGCCATGCATCCCGACCTCCTGGTGATGCGCCACTCCTCCGCCGGGGCGGCCGAGCTGCTCGCGCAGAAGGTAGGCTGTGCCGTCATCAACGCCGGCGACGGCGCCCATGAGCATCCCACCCAGGCCCTGCTGGACGCGCTGACCATCCGCCGCCGCAAGGGCAATATCGAGGGTCTTACCGTCGCGATCAGCGGCGACATCCTGCACAGCCGGGTGGCCCGCTCCAACATCCTGCTGCTGCAGCTGCTCGGCGCCAGCGTGCGGGTGATAGCGCCCCGGTCGCTCTTGCCCTACGCAATCGAGCGGTTCGGCGTGCAGGTCTTTTCCCGCATGGAGGACGGCCTCAAGGATTGCGATATCGTGATGATGCTGCGCCTGCAGCTCGAGCGCATGAACGGCGCCTTCGTGCCGTCGGTGCGGGAATATTATCGCTATTTCGGCCTGGACGCGGCCAAGCTCGCCCATGCCAAGCCGGATGCGCTGGTCATGCATCCCGGCCCGATGAATCGCGGGGTTGAGATCGACAGCGCCGTGGCCGACGGTGTGCAAAGCGTCATCCGCGAACAGGTGGAGATGGGGGTCGCCGTTCGCATGGCCGTGCTCGATGCGCTGGCACGCAACCTGCCGAGCGCCCCGCCATCGTCTCCGCCTGGCTTCCATGGACGCCGCGACCCGGCCATCGGCGCTTATACGCAAGGCGGACCTGAGCCATGA
- a CDS encoding GNAT family N-acetyltransferase — translation MSEARGRRKGGGAGRKADAITAASSDSAPAKATKRKSREGKAEPAKVGATSRAEAGQRAARPAANRRSAPAEPRREAAKAERHERPVGPRVDPLPPGRAPDGRILFGRTVTLEPIDAVRHGAALFEASHGGADPEGALWTYMGYGPWPGLAGFLGWLTGQMPSTDPRYYAIVPRKTRKAAGMASYLNIRPEAGVIEIGHIWLAPSLQKTREATEAIFLLMRHAFEDLGCRRLEWKCDALNAASRAAARRFGFTFEGVFRKHMIVKGRSRDTAWFSITDDEWPEIRNGFTRWLADDNFDGAGRQKQPLSRMMPRD, via the coding sequence ATGAGCGAAGCGAGGGGAAGACGCAAGGGCGGCGGCGCGGGGCGCAAGGCCGATGCGATCACGGCCGCATCGTCCGATAGCGCTCCGGCCAAGGCCACGAAGCGGAAATCCCGTGAGGGCAAGGCTGAACCGGCCAAGGTCGGGGCGACCTCTCGTGCCGAGGCGGGCCAAAGAGCGGCTCGGCCTGCAGCAAATCGCAGGTCAGCCCCTGCCGAGCCTCGACGGGAGGCGGCCAAAGCCGAGCGCCACGAGCGGCCGGTCGGCCCGCGGGTTGATCCGCTGCCCCCCGGGCGGGCTCCGGACGGACGCATCCTGTTCGGGCGGACGGTGACGCTGGAGCCGATCGATGCGGTGCGGCACGGCGCGGCTTTGTTCGAGGCATCCCACGGCGGGGCAGATCCGGAGGGGGCCCTCTGGACGTACATGGGCTATGGCCCATGGCCGGGGCTTGCCGGCTTCCTCGGCTGGCTGACGGGGCAGATGCCCAGCACCGACCCGCGTTACTACGCCATCGTGCCGCGCAAGACGCGGAAGGCTGCCGGCATGGCGTCCTATCTCAATATCCGGCCCGAGGCGGGGGTGATCGAGATCGGCCATATCTGGCTCGCCCCCAGCTTGCAGAAGACACGGGAGGCCACCGAGGCGATCTTCCTGCTCATGCGCCATGCCTTCGAGGACCTAGGCTGCCGGAGGCTCGAATGGAAATGCGATGCGCTCAATGCCGCTTCGCGCGCCGCGGCGCGCCGCTTCGGCTTCACCTTCGAGGGCGTTTTCCGCAAGCATATGATCGTGAAGGGCCGCAGTCGCGATACCGCCTGGTTCTCCATCACCGATGATGAGTGGCCTGAGATCCGGAACGGCTTCACCCGCTGGCTCGCCGACGACAATTTCGACGGCGCCGGCCGGCAGAAGCAGCCGCTCTCGCGCATGATGCCACGCGACTAG
- the plsY gene encoding glycerol-3-phosphate 1-O-acyltransferase PlsY encodes MDLTWSLPLASAALLALFGYLCGSIPFGLIITRFAGHGDIRQIGSGNIGTTNVLRTGSKMLAAATLVADALKGTLPVLVGWRWGPEGAAVAGLAAFLGHLFPVWLRFKGGKGVATFLGVMFGFAWPLGLLFLVLWIAVVYVTRYSSMGGMTATALTAVACAASDGSWPGLTAVIMGLIVIAAHHENIARLWRGEESKIKLGK; translated from the coding sequence ATGGACCTAACCTGGTCACTCCCCCTTGCGTCTGCGGCATTGCTGGCCCTGTTCGGCTATCTCTGCGGGTCGATCCCCTTCGGCCTGATCATCACCCGGTTCGCTGGCCACGGCGATATCAGGCAGATCGGCTCCGGCAACATCGGCACCACCAACGTGCTGCGCACCGGCTCCAAGATGCTCGCCGCCGCGACCCTGGTGGCCGATGCGCTGAAGGGCACGCTCCCGGTGCTGGTCGGCTGGCGCTGGGGCCCGGAAGGCGCGGCCGTGGCAGGGTTGGCCGCCTTTCTCGGCCATCTGTTTCCAGTATGGCTGCGATTCAAAGGCGGCAAAGGCGTTGCCACCTTTCTGGGCGTCATGTTCGGCTTTGCCTGGCCGCTCGGGCTGCTTTTCCTCGTGCTGTGGATCGCGGTCGTCTACGTCACCCGCTACTCCTCCATGGGCGGCATGACCGCAACGGCGTTGACAGCGGTGGCCTGCGCGGCATCTGATGGCAGCTGGCCTGGCCTCACCGCCGTCATCATGGGATTGATTGTCATCGCCGCCCACCACGAGAACATCGCACGGTTGTGGCGCGGCGAGGAATCCAAGATCAAGCTCGGCAAGTGA
- a CDS encoding HWE histidine kinase domain-containing protein, with the protein MQDRHLRYVWVINPPLGLEASAILGRTDEELFNKSTVAQLEPIKHKVMLTGRRRRDDIFVDLPSGERRWYTICVDPFRSADGKVVGVSGSWTDVTEQRRLDERVLMLMREVAHRSKNMLSIVQGLANQTAKTSANVRDFVGKFTGRLLSLGHAQDLLTATDWKGASIAELVKVQLGPYLDAYGSRIHTRGRRLMLKSNAAQYLGLALHELVTNAVKHGTLSEPGGHVSVAWRLATSKRDGELYFVLVWSERGREKPVSDWQGDAGGFGRTMLTKIAPQAVQGEASIRFRPEGIIYRLTAPLEEIVVNGWAYYKGTQPKSGNPPETPG; encoded by the coding sequence GTGCAGGACCGACATCTCCGCTATGTCTGGGTGATCAATCCGCCACTTGGCCTGGAGGCATCCGCCATTCTCGGCCGCACCGACGAAGAGCTGTTCAACAAGTCCACGGTCGCCCAGCTCGAGCCGATCAAGCACAAGGTGATGCTGACCGGCCGCAGGCGGCGGGATGACATCTTCGTCGACCTGCCGTCGGGTGAGCGCCGTTGGTACACGATCTGTGTGGATCCGTTCCGAAGCGCGGACGGGAAAGTGGTCGGCGTGAGCGGGTCATGGACCGACGTGACCGAGCAGCGGCGGCTAGACGAGCGGGTGCTGATGCTCATGCGCGAGGTGGCGCATCGGTCGAAGAACATGCTGTCTATCGTGCAGGGGCTGGCCAACCAGACCGCGAAAACGAGCGCGAATGTCCGCGATTTCGTGGGCAAGTTCACGGGCCGGCTGCTGTCGCTCGGGCATGCTCAGGATCTGCTTACGGCAACCGATTGGAAGGGGGCGTCGATCGCCGAGCTGGTCAAGGTCCAGCTCGGGCCCTATCTCGACGCTTACGGCAGCCGGATCCATACGCGGGGCCGACGGCTGATGCTCAAATCCAATGCCGCCCAGTATCTCGGCCTGGCTCTGCATGAACTCGTCACCAATGCGGTCAAGCATGGAACGTTGTCCGAGCCTGGAGGGCACGTGTCGGTGGCCTGGCGCCTGGCGACCTCAAAGCGGGACGGCGAACTCTATTTCGTACTGGTGTGGAGCGAACGCGGCCGGGAAAAGCCGGTTTCCGACTGGCAAGGGGATGCCGGCGGATTCGGCCGGACGATGCTGACCAAGATCGCGCCGCAGGCGGTCCAGGGGGAAGCATCGATCCGGTTTCGGCCGGAAGGCATCATCTACCGGCTGACCGCGCCTCTCGAAGAGATCGTGGTCAATGGATGGGCCTACTACAAGGGCACCCAGCCGAAGTCAGGCAATCCACCGGAGACACCGGGCTGA
- the betB gene encoding betaine-aldehyde dehydrogenase, which produces MPILSDIKNYIGGRYVDSAGTERFETRNPATGEVLAIVEQAVASDLGAALQSARAGFSTWRQKTGAERGRILRRAADILRARNEELARLEVLDTGKPWQEAIAVDVLSGADCLDYFGGIAAAIHGDHFQLGSNFAYTRREPLGVCAGIGAWNYPLQIACWKAAPALACGNAMLFKPAELTPITAAKLAEIFTEAGLPDGVFNVVQGDARVGRWLTTSPGIAKVSLTGEVGTGKAVMAAAADTLKHVTLELGGKSPIIVFDDADLDAAVSGAILGNFYTQGEICSNGTRVFVQRPVLDEFLDRLARRAERIRIGDPMDPETQMGALISEEHGQRVMAYIEAGTREGARLVCGGRRASVQGCECGWFIEPTVFADCRDDMTIVREEIFGPVMTVLAFEGEEEVIARANDTIFGLSAGVFTRDLSRGHRVIAALDAGTCWINTYNVTPIEIPFGGFKQSGIGRENSLAAIEHYTQLKTVYVETGKLAAPY; this is translated from the coding sequence ATGCCAATCCTGTCCGATATCAAGAACTATATCGGCGGCCGCTATGTCGATTCGGCGGGAACGGAGCGGTTCGAGACACGCAATCCGGCAACGGGCGAGGTGCTGGCGATTGTCGAGCAGGCCGTTGCTTCTGACCTCGGGGCGGCTTTGCAGTCCGCTCGCGCCGGATTTTCAACTTGGCGGCAGAAGACGGGCGCGGAGCGGGGCCGCATCCTGCGCCGAGCTGCCGACATTCTGAGGGCGCGCAATGAGGAGCTGGCCCGGCTCGAAGTGCTCGATACCGGCAAGCCTTGGCAGGAGGCCATCGCCGTAGACGTTTTGTCCGGCGCCGATTGCCTGGACTATTTCGGGGGCATTGCCGCAGCCATTCATGGCGACCACTTCCAGCTCGGGTCCAACTTCGCCTATACGAGGCGGGAGCCGCTCGGCGTGTGCGCCGGCATCGGTGCCTGGAACTATCCGCTGCAGATCGCGTGCTGGAAAGCGGCGCCGGCCCTGGCCTGCGGCAATGCGATGCTCTTCAAGCCGGCCGAGCTCACGCCGATCACCGCCGCCAAGCTGGCGGAGATCTTCACGGAGGCCGGCCTTCCAGACGGGGTGTTCAACGTCGTGCAGGGGGATGCCCGGGTTGGCCGCTGGCTCACCACCTCACCGGGCATCGCCAAGGTCTCCCTGACCGGTGAGGTAGGCACGGGAAAGGCGGTGATGGCGGCCGCGGCGGATACCCTCAAGCATGTCACGCTCGAGCTCGGCGGCAAATCGCCGATCATCGTGTTCGACGATGCCGATCTGGACGCGGCGGTCTCCGGCGCGATCCTCGGGAATTTCTATACCCAGGGGGAGATCTGCTCCAACGGCACCCGCGTCTTCGTGCAGCGCCCGGTGCTCGATGAATTCTTGGACCGGCTTGCCAGGCGGGCCGAGCGGATCCGAATCGGGGACCCAATGGATCCGGAGACCCAGATGGGCGCCCTGATCTCGGAAGAGCATGGCCAGAGGGTGATGGCCTATATCGAGGCCGGTACACGCGAGGGCGCGCGCCTTGTCTGTGGCGGCCGGCGCGCCTCCGTGCAAGGCTGCGAATGCGGCTGGTTCATCGAACCTACCGTGTTCGCCGACTGCCGGGACGACATGACCATCGTGCGCGAGGAAATCTTCGGGCCGGTGATGACCGTTCTTGCCTTCGAGGGCGAAGAGGAGGTGATCGCGCGCGCCAACGATACAATCTTCGGACTGTCTGCCGGCGTGTTCACCCGGGACCTGAGCCGCGGGCACCGGGTCATCGCCGCGCTCGACGCCGGAACCTGCTGGATCAACACCTATAACGTGACCCCGATCGAGATCCCGTTCGGCGGCTTCAAGCAGTCCGGCATCGGCCGGGAGAATTCCTTGGCCGCGATCGAGCATTACACCCAGCTCAAGACCGTCTATGTGGAGACAGGCAAGCTCGCTGCGCCCTACTGA